Genomic segment of Vibrio natriegens NBRC 15636 = ATCC 14048 = DSM 759:
TGTTGGGTACGCATCTTTAGGTTAACTATGAGCAATGTCCCGACACCTTATGTTTAGGTATCTAACCGCTTCTACTCACGCTTTCAATTAACATTTAGCAAACACTGTGCCATTCGTTGATAACTTGCTTTCCCACGTAATGTAACTTGTAAGTAACGAATGATTAACCTTGGGTTTGAGTGAGAAATTACAAAATCAGTGTTGTATACAATAAATGTTAATTCGAGGAGATGATATGGACTATGTTGCACTAAAGGTGTGCATTTTGGCCTCAAAAAAAATATTTTGGTGCATTTGAACGGTACTAAACATTGAGGATTACATATTCTGAATATGGTTCAGTTATTGCATTGTATACAGAGTAGGGGGGAGTGAGTTCTCATACCCTCATTATTAGTTGAGTAGAAGCGGTTAAGAGTTGAATCTCTGGGACATTGCTCAAAGGTTAATCCATTCTAGTTGTTTGAACTTAGATACCGATTGTTCATTAAAAAGGATCTTTATATGAACTACTTAATTAAAAATGCCAATAGTGTGTTTTCTCCTCAACAAGATGTAAAAGATATTCGAATTCAGAATGGTGTCATTACTGAGCTGGGACAGAACTTACTTCCTAATGAAAGCGAAAAATTGGTCGATGCGACAAATTGTGTTGTTTACCCGGGAATGGTTAATACGCATCACCATATCGCTCAATCCATATTAAAAGGGATCCCGGCAGGCATGAATCATGGCTTAGGTGATTGGCTAGCGAGCGTTCCATATCGCTATTGGCCTCAAATTACACCGGAGATCATGTATTCCGCTGCTAAGTTGGGTTTCTATGAGTTACTTCGCTCTGGTGCGACGACCTGTGCTGACCACCACTATCTTTATCATGCGAGCTCCAGCCAAGAGTTAGAAGATGTTCTTTGGCAGGCTGCTGACGAAATGGGAATACGCTTGGTCTTATGTCGGGGAGGGGCAACAGTTAAAGGCACGCACAAAGGGTTAGCGAAAGCTGGTGTTGTTCCAGAATCTGCAGAGCAAATGATTTCACGTTTAGAGCATACTCGTAGTCGTTACCATCAAGAAGGTGGATCTGCGATGCGTAAGCTGGTCGTTGCACCAACCACAATCGCTCATTCTGCAACGCCTAGCGATCTCAAATTAATGGCTGAGTATGCCAGAAGTCAAAAATTGAGAATGCACTCCCATCTTCTAGAAGTGGACTTTGATAATGAGCAAGCATTCGCTAAGTACGGAATGAGTGCGGTTGAGTTTGCACAGAGCTGTGACTGGCTGGGTGATGATGTATGGTTTGCTCATTTGGTCCAAGCGAGTGAGGCTGATATTCAGCGGTTAGCGGAGACGAAAACGGGAATCGCTCATTGCCCAACATCTAACTGCCGTCTGGGGAGTGGCATCGCACCAGTCATTGATATGGCCAAAGCGGGCATGCCTATTTCACTGGGAGTCGATGGCTCCGCGTCTGCTGAATCAGGATCGATGCTGCAAGAGCTCAACCTGACTTGGTTAATACACAGAGCACAAAATGGTCCAGATGCGACAACATTGGAACAAGTCCTGGAATGGGGCAGTAAAGGAGGAGCTGATATCTTAGGTCTTACCAATGTGGGGGAAATAAAAGAAGGTTACGCGGCAGACCTCGTCCTTTATGATCTCAATCAGCCTCGTTTGTCAGGCTGTCACTCTTCACTAATGGCTCCAATTATGTGTGGTGAACCTGCGTCGGTTAAAGTGAGCTTTGTCAATGGGCGCATTGTCTATCAGCAAGAGCAAGATGCGCAGTACGGCTATTTAGTCGAAGAAGTAAGAAATTCGATCGCTGAACTCAATCAACGAGTGGCGAAATTAGAGTCATAAGCCCATTAATCGGCTATACAATCCTCAAATTGATGCTTATTTAAACGTTCAGTCTAAAAATGTCTTTTTTAGGCTGAATTCCCCTTGCCAAGTTAAATTTTCTCCCTATAATTCGCCTCCGTTGTCTAGCAAAGCAATGCGAGATAACAAGACGGTTGAGTTAAAAAATAACTCACAGAGAAATAACTGAAAAAAGTGTTTGACACCAAAAGTTATCTCGCTAAAATGGCCGTCCGATTTGAGCAAGCCTCAGTCGAAACGCTCTTTAAAAATAAGAACCTATCAATCTGTGTGGGCACTCGTTGATGATAATCCAATTAGATACCTCGGTATCAAATTAGGTTTCAATGATACGAAGTGACCATTGAATCTTCGGATTCAGCACAGTCAATTCAAACATTACTTTATGTAATGTTCAGTATTCATTGAGCCGACAAAATCTTAAATTGAAGAGTTTGATCATGGCTCAGATTGAACGCTGGCGGCAGGCCTAACACATGCAAGTCGAGCGGAAACGAGTTAACTGAACCTTCGGGGAACGTTAACGGCGTCGAGCGGCGGACGGGTGAGTAATGCCTAGGAAATTGCCCTGATGTGGGGGATAACCATTGGAAACGATGGCTAATACCGCATGATGCCTACGGGCCAAAGAGGGGGACCTTCGGGCCTCTCGCGTCAGGATATGCCTAGGTGGGATTAGCTAGTTGGTGAGGTAAGGGCTCACCAAGGCGACGATCCCTAGCTGGTCTGAGAGGATGATCAGCCACACTGGAACTGAGACACGGTCCAGACTCCTACGGGAGGCAGCAGTGGGGAATATTGCACAATGGGCGCAAGCCTGATGCAGCCATGCCGCGTGTGTGAAGAAGGCCTTCGGGTTGTAAAGCACTTTCAGTCGTGAGGAAGGTTTATGCGTTAATAGCGTATAGATTTGACGTTAGCGACAGAAGAAGCACCGGCTAACTCCGTGCCAGCAGCCGCGGTAATACGGAGGGTGCGAGCGTTAATCGGAATTACTGGGCGTAAAGCGCATGCAGGTGGTTTGTTAAGTCAGATGTGAAAGCCCGGGGCTCAACCTCGGAATAGCATTTGAAACTGGCAGACTAGAGTACTGTAGAGGGGGGTAGAATTTCAGGTGTAGCGGTGAAATGCGTAGAGATCTGAAGGAATACCGGTGGCGAAGGCGGCCCCCTGGACAGATACTGACACTCAGATGCGAAAGCGTGGGGAGCAAACAGGATTAGATACCCTGGTAGTCCACGCCGTAAACGATGTCTACTTGGAGGTTGTGGCCTTGAGCCGTGGCTTTCGGAGCTAACGCGTTAAGTAGACCGCCTGGGGAGTACGGTCGCAAGATTAAAACTCAAATGAATTGACGGGGGCCCGCACAAGCGGTGGAGCATGTGGTTTAATTCGATGCAACGCGAAGAACCTTACCTACTCTTGACATCCAGAGAACTTTCCAGAGATGGATTGGTGCCTTCGGGAACTCTGAGACAGGTGCTGCATGGCTGTCGTCAGCTCGTGTTGTGAAATGTTGGGTTAAGTCCCGCAACGAGCGCAACCCTTATCCTTGTTTGCCAGCGAGTAATGTCGGGAACTCCAGGGAGACTGCCGGTGATAAACCGGAGGAAGGTGGGGACGACGTCAAGTCATCATGGCCCTTACGAGTAGGGCTACACACGTGCTACAATGGCGCATACAGAGGGCGGCCAACTTGCGAAAGTGAGCGAATCCCAAAAAGTGCGTCGTAGTCCGGATTGGAGTCTGCAACTCGACTCCATGAAGTCGGAATCGCTAGTAATCGTGGATCAGAATGCCACGGTGAATACGTTCCCGGGCCTTGTACACACCGCCCGTCACACCATGGGAGTGGGCTGCAAAAGAAGTAGGTAGTTTAACCTTCGGGGGGACGCTTACCACTTTGTGGTTCATGACTGGGGTGAAGTCGTAACAAGGTAGCGCTAGGGGAACCTGGCGCTGGATCACCTCCTTATACGATGATTACTCACGATGAGTGTCCACACAGATTGATATGGTTTTAATTCAGAGCAAAAAATTGGTTCTGCATAAAATGCAAAGCAATTTTATGTGGGGCTATAGCTCAGCTGGGAGAGCGCTTCGCTGGCAGCGAAGAGGTCATCGGTTCGATCCCGATTAGCTCCACCACTGACTTTCTGTGTCCCGTTCGTCTAGAGGCCTAGGACACCGCCCTTTCACGGCGGTAACAGGGGTTCGACTCCCCTACGGGATACCATCTTTAAGCGTATTAGAAATAGTGCTTTTAAAAATGGTTTTCATCAGAAAATCTAGCTCTTTAACAATTTGGAAAGCTGACAAAATAATCTTTAAGATTATTTGTAAAGTTCTCAAAGTATTCATGTATTTGAATACAACTAAAAACACATTCAAGTGTTCTTGGAATTTGAGTCCGGCAAAATCGAAAGCTGTCTCGCTCATTCAAATAATGAGACAGCAACTTTGGTTGTTTAACTTCAATTCGAAACTCCTTCGGGTTGTATGGTTAAGTGACTAAGCGTACACGGTGGATGCCTTGGCAGTCAGAGGCGATGAAGGACGTATTAACTTGCGATAAGCCCAGATTAGGCAGTAAAAGCCACTTGAGTCTGGGATTTCCGAATGGGGAAACCCACTTACATAAGTAAGTATCCTGTTGTGAATACATAGCAGCAGGAGGCGAACCGGGGGAACTGAAACATCTAAGTACCCCGAGGAAAAGAAATCAACCGAGATTCCGAAAGTAGCGGCGAGCGAAATTGGACTAGCCCTTAAGCTTTACACACGTTAGACGAACGGTCTGGAAAGGCCGACGATACAGGGTGATAGTCCCGTAGTTGACGATGTGTGTTCAGTGAAATCGAGTAGGGCGGGACACGTGATATCCTGTCTGAATATGGGGGGACCATCCTCCAAGGCTAAATACTACTGACTGACCGATAGTGAACCAGTACCGTGAGGGAAAGGCGAAAAGAACCCCTGTGAGGGGAGTGAAATAGAACCTGAAACCGTGTACGTACAAGCAGTAGGAGCAGGCTTTGTCCTGTGACTGCGTACCTTTTGTATAATGGGTCAGCGACTTATATTCAGTGGCAAGGTTAACCATCTAGGGGAGCCGTAGGGAAACCGAGTCTTAACTGGGCGTTCAGTCTCTGGATATAGACCCGAAACCAGGTGATCTAGCCATGGGCAGGTTGAAGGTTGAGTAACATCAACTGGAGGACCGAACCGACTAATGTTGAAAAATTAGCGGATGACTTGTGGCTAGGGGTGAAAGGCCAATCAAACCTGGAGATAGCTGGTTCTCCCCGAAAGCTATTTAGGTAGCGCCTCGGACGAATACTACTGGGGGTAGAGCACTGTTAAGGCTAGGGGGTCATCCCGACTTACCAACCCTTTGCAAACTCCGAATACCAGTAAGTACTATCCGGGAGACACACGGCGGGTGCTAACGTCCGTCGTGGAGAGGGAAACAACCCAGACCGCCAGCTAAGGTCCCAAATTACTACTAAGTGGGAAACGATGTGGGAAGGCTCAGACAGCCAGGATGTTGGCTTAGAAGCAGCCATCATTTAAAGAAAGCGTAATAGCTCACTGGTCGAGTCGGCCTGCGCGGAAGATGTAACGGGGCTAAGTAGTAAACCGAAGCTGCGGCAATATACTTTTGTATATTGGGTAGGGGAGCGTTCTGTAAGCGGTTGAAGGTGTGTGGTAACGCATGCTGGACGTATCAGAAGTGCGAATGCTGACATGAGTAACGATAAAGGGGGTGAAAAACCTCCTCGCCGGAAGACCAAGGGTTCCTGTCCAACGTTAATCGGGGCAGGGTAAGTCGACCCCTAAGGCGAGGCCGAAAGGCGTAGTCGATGGGAAACGGGTTAATATTCCCGTACTTCTTACAATTGCGATGGGGGGACGGAGAAGGCTAGGTGGGCCTGGCGACGGTTGTCCAGGTTCAAGTGCGTAGGCTTGAGAGTTAGGTAAATCCGGCTCTCTCTAAGGCTGAGACACGATGTCGAGCACCTACGGGTGTGAAGTCATTGATGCCATGCTTCCAGGAAAAGCCTCTAAGCTTCAGATTGTAAGGAATCGTACCCCAAACCGACACAGGTGGTCGGGTAGAGAATACCAAGGCGCTTGAGAGAACTCGGGTGAAGGAACTAGGCAAAATGGTACCGTAACTTCGGGAGAAGGTACGCTCTCGACGGTGAAGTCCCTCGCGGATGGAGCTATTGAGAGTCGCAGATACCAGGTGGCTGCAACTGTTTATTAAAAACACAGCACTGTGCAAAATCGTAAGATGACGTATACGGTGTGACGCCTGCCCGGTGCCGGAAGGTTAATTGATGGGGTTAGACTT
This window contains:
- a CDS encoding amidohydrolase family protein, with the translated sequence MNYLIKNANSVFSPQQDVKDIRIQNGVITELGQNLLPNESEKLVDATNCVVYPGMVNTHHHIAQSILKGIPAGMNHGLGDWLASVPYRYWPQITPEIMYSAAKLGFYELLRSGATTCADHHYLYHASSSQELEDVLWQAADEMGIRLVLCRGGATVKGTHKGLAKAGVVPESAEQMISRLEHTRSRYHQEGGSAMRKLVVAPTTIAHSATPSDLKLMAEYARSQKLRMHSHLLEVDFDNEQAFAKYGMSAVEFAQSCDWLGDDVWFAHLVQASEADIQRLAETKTGIAHCPTSNCRLGSGIAPVIDMAKAGMPISLGVDGSASAESGSMLQELNLTWLIHRAQNGPDATTLEQVLEWGSKGGADILGLTNVGEIKEGYAADLVLYDLNQPRLSGCHSSLMAPIMCGEPASVKVSFVNGRIVYQQEQDAQYGYLVEEVRNSIAELNQRVAKLES